The sequence TGCCGAGCTATGCCGCCGATCCGGCCTACAACCCGAACTTCGTCAGCGTCGGCCAGCCGTTCGCGGTCGAGCACCGGCCGGTGCTGCAGCACCCGGTGCTCGGCTGGAAGCCGCTGCCGCGCGTGATGGTGCATCCGGCCGACGCCACCGGCTGCGGCCACTACCGCATCATCCAGCCGGCCAGCGCGATGGCGCGCGCCGGCCTGGCCGAGACGCTGATCAGCTACGACCTGCTGCACCCGGGCGAGCGCCGCCGGCTCGACGCCGACAGCGTGGTCTACCAGCGCCAGATCTACGAGCACCAGGTGCGCCGCATGCAGGAGACGCGCCGCTTCGTCGACCCGTTCATGGTCTACGAGCTCGACGACCTGGTCACCAACGTGCCGGTCAAGAGCCTGCACCGCAACGAGATGCCGGCCGAGATGGGCCGCTGCCTGCGCGAGGCGATCGCCCTGTGCGACCGCTTCGTGGTTTCGACCGAGCCGCTGGCGCAGGCCATGCGCGACTATCACGACGACATCCGGGTGATGCCCAACCGCATCGACGGCTCGCGCTGGCTCGACCTGGCGCCGCTGCGGCGGCAGGGCGGCAAGCCGCGCATCGGCTGGGCCGGCGGGGTCAGCCATACCGGCGACCTCGAGCTGATCGCCGACGTGGTCAAGGAACTGGCCGACGAGGTCGAGTGGGTGTTCCTCGGCATGTGCCCCGAGGCCCTGCGCGCCTATGTCGCCGACTTCCAGCCCGGGGTGCCGATCGACAAGTACCCGGCCAAGCTCGCCGGCCTGGGGCTGGACCTGGCGCTGGCGCCGCTGGAGATCAACGCTTTCAACGAGGCCAAGTCCAATCTCAAGCTGCTCGAATACGGCGTGCTCGGCTACCCGGTGATCTGCACCGACATCGTGCCCTACCAGTGCAGCCTGCCGGTCACCCGGGTGAAGAACCGCTTCCGCGACTGGACCGGCGCGATCCGCGAGCACCTGGCCGACCGCGCCGAGCTGGCCCGCCGCGGCGATGCGCTGCGCGAGGCGGTGATCCGCGACTGGCTGCTGGAGAACCATCTGGAGGCCTGGCTGGCGGCGTGGACGCGCTGACGGACGGGAACGGCGCAGGAGGGACAGGAGCGGCTCCAGCCGCGAATGGCGAGGGTGGGAGCCCCGGCCGTTCGCGGCTGATGCCGCGCCTGCGGATAGCTGGAAACCGGGCCATGGGCTGCGATGGCCATGCCGAACGAAAAAAATCGTTCAAATGGCTAAAGTTGCCGGCCGAGTTGCCGATGTCACGGTTGCGCCCAGGGTATTGGGCCGAGAAATACGGGAAAGTAAGTTAGCGTTCGCTAAAGTTTTCCCGAAACGGTTCGATATTAGGCTCAAGTTTCAGCGACTACCGTTGCATGGCGTAGATCTGAGACCCCAGCTAACTGACCAGTAGGAGTCAAATCATGCAAGTCATCAACACCAACGTTGCGTCGTTGAATTCCCAACGCAACTTGACGGCTTCATCGTCGAGCCTGAGCACCTCGCTGCAGCGCCTGTCTTCCGGCCTGCGCATCAATTCCGCCAAGGACGACGCCGCCGGCCTGGCGATCTCGGAGCGCTTCAGCGCCCAGATCCGCGGCATGGACCAGGCCCGCCGCAACGCCAACGACGGCGTGTCGCTGACCCAGACCGCCGAAGGCGCCCTGAGCAAGATGGGCGACATCCTGCAACGGATCCGCGAACTGGCGGTGCAGTCGTCCAACGCCACCAATTCCTCGTCCGACCGCCTGGCGATCAACGCCGAAGTCGGCCAGCTGACCGCCGAGCTCGACCGCTTCTCGACCACCACCGAGTTCAACGGCCTCAAGCTGCTCGACGGTTCGCAAGCGTCGTCGGTGTTCCAGGTCGGCGCCAACGCCAACCAGACCGTGACGGCGACCACCGCCAACTTCCGCACCTCGGCCTACGGCACCAACCAGGTCGGCTCGATCACCGCGACCTCGTCGGGCGCCGCGGTCACCGGCGGCGTAGCCGTGACGGCCTCGGGCAGCATCATCATCCGCGGCGGCGCCGCCAGCGGCTCGATCAGCGTCGGCACCACCGACTCGGCCAAGTCGATCGCCGACAAGATCAACGCCCAGACCCAGACCGGCGTGCGCGCCGCGGCCCGCACCGAGACCACGCTGACCTTCGGCGCCACCGGCAGCTACACGCTGAGCGCCTTCGGCAGCAACACCACCGGCCAGACGGTGACCTTCAACATCACCAACGCCACCACGTCGGCCGGCCTGGCCGACGCGGTGACGGCGTTCAACAACCAGTCGTCCAAGACCGGCGTGACCGCCAAGCTCAACAGCACCGGTACCGGCGTGGTGCTGACCTCGGACGCGGGCGACAACATCAAGCTCACGGTGGCCGCCAGCGGCAACGCGGGCGCGGTGTCGGGCGGGGGCGCGGCGCTGGCCACCGGTGCCTCGGGCACGCTGATGATCGCCGGCCAGATCATGCTGGACTCGGACAAGTCGTACACGATCGAAAGCTCGGGCGCGGCGCTGACCACCTCGATCTTCGGTACCGCGGTGGCGGCCGGCGACCAGCTGACCTCGAGCCTCAAGACGGTGTCGACGCTGGACGTGACCAGCTTCGACAACGCCACGCAAGCCCTGCGCATCGTCGACAGCGCGCTGGCGGTGGTGAACGGTCAGCGCGCCAACTTCGGCGCCCTGCAGAGCCGGTTCGAATCGACGATCTCCAACCTGGAAATCTCGTCCGAGAACATGAACGCGGCGCGGTCGCGGATCAAGGACGCGGACTTCGCCGCGGAAACGGCGAACCTGACCCGGGCACAGATCTTGCAACAGGCGGGTACGGCGATGTTGGCGCAGGCGAACGCGCTCCCGAACAATGTCTTGTCTCTGCTGCGTGGCTAAGACTAGGCTGATCGAGTGAGTCGTACGCCCCGGCAGCCTGCAGCAGGTTGCCGGGGCATTCGTCCAGGAGAGGGATCATGATGATTCAATCCATACAAACGGGTGCCACCACCGCCCTGCCGGCGCAGCAAACCACCGATTCGTCGGCGGGCCGCGCCCAGCAGGCCGCCAAGGAAACCTCGAAGACCGATGCCCAGGCAGTCAAGGTATCGGCCGACGCGGTCCAGGCGGCCAAAGCCAACGACAACCCCGACTCGCTGCGCGAGACGGTCAAGCAGATGAACAAGTTCCTGGAATCCATGAACAACCGTTCGCTGCAGTTCAGCATCGACGAGGACACCAACATCAAGCTGGTGAAGCTCGTGGATGTGCAATCGAAGGAAGTGATCCGGCAATTCCCGTCGGAAGAACTGCTGACGATCGCCCGCGCGATCGACAAGTTCCAGGGACTGCTGATCAAGGATACGGCCTGACCGGCAAGAATTGCCGGCCAGCAAGGAGAGCGTCATGGCAATTACTTCCTCAGGTCTAGGTTCCGGGCTCGACATCAACGGGATCATCAGCCAGCTGATGCTCAACGAGCAGCAGCCGCTGACCAAGCTGGCGACCCAGGAAGCGAGCTACCAGTCGACGCTCTCCAGCCTCGGTTCGGTCCGCGGCGCGCTGTCGGCATTCCAGGGCGCGGTGTCGGGCCTGACCGACGTATCCAAGTTCAACAGCGTCGGCGCCTCGGCGAGCGACGCTTCGGTCGCTTCCGCCTCCGCCAGCAGCATCGCCGTGCCGGGCAGCTACAGCCTCAAGGTCAACGCGCTGGCGCAGAACCAGAAGCTCAAGAGCGGCCTGTTCAACAGCGTCAACGACACCTTCGGCACCGGCAAGATCACCATCCAGTTCGGCAAGTACGACAGCGGCAGTTTCACCGCCAATGCCGACAAGGCCGCCGTCACCATCGACATCGACTCGAGCAAGAACTCGCTGGCCGGCGTGCGCGACGCGATCAACGCCGCCAAGGCCGGCGTCACCGCTTCGATCGTCAACGACGGCAGCGGCAACCGGCTGGTGCTGTCGTCCAACGACAGCGGCGTGCAGAACGCGCTCAAGGTCTCGGTCGACGACGACGACGCGAACGACACCGACACCGCCGGCCTGTCGCGGCTCGCCTACGACGCCTCGACCGGCGGCACGCAGAACCTGACGCAGACCCAGGCCGCGCTCAATGCCGACTTCCTGGTCGACGGCATCCCGATCAGCAAGTCGTCCAATACCGTCACCGACGCCATCCAGGGCGTCACGCTCAAGCTGCAGAAGGCGCAGGACAGCGGTGCGGCCCCGATCACCGTGTCGGTCAGCCGCGACAGCGGCACCCTGGTCTCGGCGGTCGACAGCTTCGTCAAGGGCTACAACGACCTCGCGAAGGTGCTCGGCGACATGACCGCCTACAACGCCGAGACCAAGGCCGCCGGCCCGCTGCAGGGCGATGCCACGGTACGCGGTCTGCAGAGCCAGCTGCGGGCGGTGCTCAACGGCAAGCTGCCCAACAACACCTTCTCGACCCTGTCGCAGCTCGGCATCGCCTTCAACAAGGAGGGCGCGCTGCAACTGGACAAGACCAAGCTGCAGAAGGCCATCGACACCGATTCGGCCAGCGTGCTGGCGGCCTTCGGCGCGTATGGCGTGACCACCAACAGCAAGGTGCAGTACGTCAGCGCCGGCAAGAACGCGATCGACGGCAGCTATGCGGTCAGCGTCACTCAGCCTGCCACGCGCGGCCAGCTGACCGGCGCCGCCGTCTCGGTGCCGACCGTCACCGCCTCGAACAACACCTTCAATATCAAGGTCGACGGCACCGTCTCCGGCACCATCACGCTGGCGGCCGGCACCTATACCTCGGATCAGCTCGCCGCCGAGATGCAGTCCAAGATCAACGGCGACAACACCCTCAAGAACGCCGGCAAGGAAGTGTCGGTGACCTACGAGGGCGGCCAGTTCGTGATCAGCTCGAAGCGCTACGGCGACGAATCGAAGGTCGACATGGGAACCGGCGCGGCCGGCTTCTTCACCGATTTCGGCTTCACCGCCTCGCAGGCCGGCGTGGCCGGTCTCGACGTCGCGGGCACGGTCGGTGGCCAGGCCGCCACCGGCGATGGCCAGTATCTGACCGCCAAGGGCGGCGCCGACGGCATCAAGCTGCTGGTCAGCACCGATACGGCGGGCGAGTACGGCAACCTGAACTTCAGCAAGGGCTTTGCTTTCCAACTCAACAAGACCCTGGACGACATGCTGTCGACCAAGGGTTCGCTGGCCGCGCGCACCGACGGGGTGAACCGCAGCATCAAGGACATCGACAAGCAGCGTGATACCCTCAACACCCGGTTGACCGCGACCGAAGCGCGTTACCGCGCCGAATTCACCGCGCTCGACACGCTGATCAGCGGCATGAAGCAGACCAGCACCTACCTGTCGCAGCAACTGGCCAATCTGCCCAAGGTCAGCTGAGGCACCGGGATCCGTCGAGGGATTGGAGTAGCAAGACATGGCGAACGCCAATATCCGCAAGGCACTGAACAGCTACGACCAGGGCGGGGTCGAGCAGCTGGTCGACACGGCGAGCCCGCACAAGCTGATCTGCATGCTGTACGAAGGCGCGCTGAAGGCGGTGATGATGGCGCGCTTCCACATGCAGAACAACGAAGTGGCGGCCAAGGGCGCAGCCATCTCCAAAGCCATCTCGATCATCGAGGAAGGGCTGCGCGTCAGCCTGGACAAGGGCGGCGCCGGCGGCGAGCTGGCGGGCAACCTCGATGCGCTCTATGAATACATGAGCTCGCGCCTGTTGCTGGCCAATCTACGCAACGACATGGTCGCGCTCGACGAAGTGCAGGGCCTGATGTCGCAGCTGCGCGACGCCTGGGTCGCCATCGACCAGCCGCAGGCGGCCGCGGCGACCGGCACCGGCACCGGCACCGGCGCCGCGCCCGAACAACGCAACTCGCCGCTCAGCTATGGCCGCGTTTGAGTCCATCCTGACCGCCTACCGGGCGCTGCACGACCTGACCGTGCAACTGCGCGACGCCACCCGCAGCGAACGGTGGAACGATGCCCAGGCGTTGATGGAAGAGCAGAGCCGCATCGTCTCCGCGCTGTCCGGACTCGATTCTCCGCTGGACAGCCTGTCGCCCCAGCAGCGGCGCGAAGTAGAATCGTTGCTGCAGGAGACCGACCAGGCCAACCGCGAGGCGCTGAGCCGCGCGGAGGCCTGGAGGAACGAAGTGGGCGGCATCGTGGGCGAAATCGGGGCCGCCCAGGTCAACAGCAACCGCCTGGCACGCGCCTATCGCGGCTGATCGCCCCGCTCACACTGCCAGAGGGACCGGCGATGAATGGCATCCTGATAACGTGGCAGCAGCTCTTCGTGGCGGGCCTGACGGTCGTGGTGCTGCCGCTCCTGTTCTGTTTCCTGGCCTTGCGCCGCATGCGCCCGCCGGCTCCGGCGGTGGCCGCCACCCTCGGCATCGAACTCGACTCCCTGCGCGACGAAGTCAGCGTGCTGCGCCGCGAGCTGGCTGCACTGCGCGCCCGGCTCGACGACGAGCACCCGGCCGAAGTGCCGGCGGCGCCGGTCGAGTCGGCCTACAGCCAGGCGCTCAAGCTGGCCCAGCAGGGGCTCGATTCGAGCGCCGTGGCGGCCAACTGCGGCATCTCGCGCGGCGAGGCCGAGCTGATCGTGGCGCTGTACCGGGCGTCGCAACGACCGTGAGCGGCGCGCCATGATCCCCGCCAACGCCCTGGTCGCGCAGCTGCAGGCCTATGTCCGCGGCGGCAACGAAGCGCCGCTGATCCAGATCGTCGATGCGCTGCAGGACATCCGGCAGCTGTTCACCGTCGGCGAGCAGGTGCGGGCCCAGGTCACCAGCCAGCTGCCCGGCGGCCGCTACGCGGTGATGGTGAAGGATCAACTGCTCGACCTGAACCTGCCGCGCAATACCCAGCCCGGCGAAGAATTCGACATGCAGGTGGTGGCCAACTCGCCGCGCCTGGCCTTCCTGCTGCAACGCCAGCCGGCTGCCGGGCCGCAGCAGCAGCCGGCGCCGACCGGCGGCGGCGCCTCGACCGAGGTCGAACTCAGCGACACCGCGCGTTTCATCGGCAGCGTGCTGACCGGCGCCGGCGAGGCCGACGGCGATCCCGCCGCGGCCCAATCCGGCCCGCTGGTGCGCGCCCAGCCCTTGTTCGGCGCCGCGCTGCCCGAGCCGGCCCGCATGGCCGACACGCTGCGCCAGGCGCTCAGCGAGAGCGGCACCTTCTATGAATCCCACCTGGCCGAATGGGCCGGCGGCGAACGGCCGCTCGAGCAGCTGCTGCGCGAACCGCCGGCGCGCTGGAGCAATCCGGCCGCGGCCGATGCGCGGCCCGATGCGCGCCAGACCGAGCAACGGCCGGGCGAGGCGCGCACGAGCGATGCGCGCGGCGCCGATGCGGCCCGCCAGGCGCAGCAGCCCTGGCCGGCACGCGAAGCCGAGCGGGCGGCCGCATCCGATCAGTTGTCGTTCACCGGCGCGACGCGCGGCAGCGAAGTCGATGCCCTGCCGCCCGGCGCGCGCCAGCTGGTGCAGCAGCAGTTGCAGGCGCTCGATCAGCGCCAGGTGGTCTGGCTGGGCCAGGCCTGGCCGGGCCAGCCGATGCGCTGGGAGGTCGAGGAGGACCGCAGTGGCCAGTCCGGCGAGCTCGAAGCTGCGCCGACCGTGTGGCGGACCCGGCTGACCATGGACCTGCCCAAGCTCGGCCACGTCGAGGCGGTGATCGGCCTGTTCGAGCGCACCCGCATCGAGATGGGTTTCCGCGTGGCCGATCCGGCGGTGGCCGAGCGCATTCGCGCCGAACAGGGCCGGCTGCAGTCCAGCCTCGACGCGGCCGGCCTCGAGCTGGTCGCCAACCAGGTCACGCTGGCCGGGGACGAGCGCTGATGGCGCTGCATCCGCGTCGCCCGATGGCGCAGGAAGCCGTCGCGCTGGCCTACCGCGAGGGCAGCAGCGCGCCGCGCGTGGTGGCCAAGGGGCGCGGCCTGATCGCCGAGCACATCATCGAGCGCGCGCGCGAAGCCGGCGTGTTCGTCCACGAATCGCCCGAACTGGTCGCGCTGCTGATGCAGGTCGACCTCGACCAGCACATCCCGCCCGAGCTCTACCGCGCGGTGGCCGAGCTGCTGGCCTTCATCCATTTCCTCGAGCAGGGCATGACGGCCGACGCGCCGCGTTTCGATCTCTCCAGCCTGGCCGCCGGCGCTTCCGGCGCGGCCTAGCCTTCCGGCCACCTCCGGCCACTTTTCCTGTTCATCCGAATGATCCGCCGGTCCGGGCAGGCCGGCCTGCGCCCGTTCCCGGCACGATCGCTGCGTCGGTCCGACCGGTGCGGGTTTGCCGGGCGGCGGCGGAGGGCATCGGCGGCGGCGGAGGGCATCGGCGGCGGCGGAGGGCATCGGCGGCGGCGGAGGGCATCGGCGGCGAGCGGAGAACTGCATGGATTGCCGCCCGCCTGCCGCCCGGGCGGCAAAGCCGGCAAGCGTTTGCCGGGCTGCTTGCCGATCGTCGGA is a genomic window of Chitinimonas koreensis containing:
- a CDS encoding flagellin N-terminal helical domain-containing protein, with the protein product MQVINTNVASLNSQRNLTASSSSLSTSLQRLSSGLRINSAKDDAAGLAISERFSAQIRGMDQARRNANDGVSLTQTAEGALSKMGDILQRIRELAVQSSNATNSSSDRLAINAEVGQLTAELDRFSTTTEFNGLKLLDGSQASSVFQVGANANQTVTATTANFRTSAYGTNQVGSITATSSGAAVTGGVAVTASGSIIIRGGAASGSISVGTTDSAKSIADKINAQTQTGVRAAARTETTLTFGATGSYTLSAFGSNTTGQTVTFNITNATTSAGLADAVTAFNNQSSKTGVTAKLNSTGTGVVLTSDAGDNIKLTVAASGNAGAVSGGGAALATGASGTLMIAGQIMLDSDKSYTIESSGAALTTSIFGTAVAAGDQLTSSLKTVSTLDVTSFDNATQALRIVDSALAVVNGQRANFGALQSRFESTISNLEISSENMNAARSRIKDADFAAETANLTRAQILQQAGTAMLAQANALPNNVLSLLRG
- a CDS encoding flagellar protein FlaG produces the protein MMIQSIQTGATTALPAQQTTDSSAGRAQQAAKETSKTDAQAVKVSADAVQAAKANDNPDSLRETVKQMNKFLESMNNRSLQFSIDEDTNIKLVKLVDVQSKEVIRQFPSEELLTIARAIDKFQGLLIKDTA
- the fliD gene encoding flagellar filament capping protein FliD, which encodes MAITSSGLGSGLDINGIISQLMLNEQQPLTKLATQEASYQSTLSSLGSVRGALSAFQGAVSGLTDVSKFNSVGASASDASVASASASSIAVPGSYSLKVNALAQNQKLKSGLFNSVNDTFGTGKITIQFGKYDSGSFTANADKAAVTIDIDSSKNSLAGVRDAINAAKAGVTASIVNDGSGNRLVLSSNDSGVQNALKVSVDDDDANDTDTAGLSRLAYDASTGGTQNLTQTQAALNADFLVDGIPISKSSNTVTDAIQGVTLKLQKAQDSGAAPITVSVSRDSGTLVSAVDSFVKGYNDLAKVLGDMTAYNAETKAAGPLQGDATVRGLQSQLRAVLNGKLPNNTFSTLSQLGIAFNKEGALQLDKTKLQKAIDTDSASVLAAFGAYGVTTNSKVQYVSAGKNAIDGSYAVSVTQPATRGQLTGAAVSVPTVTASNNTFNIKVDGTVSGTITLAAGTYTSDQLAAEMQSKINGDNTLKNAGKEVSVTYEGGQFVISSKRYGDESKVDMGTGAAGFFTDFGFTASQAGVAGLDVAGTVGGQAATGDGQYLTAKGGADGIKLLVSTDTAGEYGNLNFSKGFAFQLNKTLDDMLSTKGSLAARTDGVNRSIKDIDKQRDTLNTRLTATEARYRAEFTALDTLISGMKQTSTYLSQQLANLPKVS
- the fliS gene encoding flagellar export chaperone FliS, coding for MANANIRKALNSYDQGGVEQLVDTASPHKLICMLYEGALKAVMMARFHMQNNEVAAKGAAISKAISIIEEGLRVSLDKGGAGGELAGNLDALYEYMSSRLLLANLRNDMVALDEVQGLMSQLRDAWVAIDQPQAAAATGTGTGTGAAPEQRNSPLSYGRV
- a CDS encoding DUF2802 domain-containing protein; its protein translation is MAGLTVVVLPLLFCFLALRRMRPPAPAVAATLGIELDSLRDEVSVLRRELAALRARLDDEHPAEVPAAPVESAYSQALKLAQQGLDSSAVAANCGISRGEAELIVALYRASQRP
- the fliK gene encoding flagellar hook-length control protein FliK; the protein is MIPANALVAQLQAYVRGGNEAPLIQIVDALQDIRQLFTVGEQVRAQVTSQLPGGRYAVMVKDQLLDLNLPRNTQPGEEFDMQVVANSPRLAFLLQRQPAAGPQQQPAPTGGGASTEVELSDTARFIGSVLTGAGEADGDPAAAQSGPLVRAQPLFGAALPEPARMADTLRQALSESGTFYESHLAEWAGGERPLEQLLREPPARWSNPAAADARPDARQTEQRPGEARTSDARGADAARQAQQPWPAREAERAAASDQLSFTGATRGSEVDALPPGARQLVQQQLQALDQRQVVWLGQAWPGQPMRWEVEEDRSGQSGELEAAPTVWRTRLTMDLPKLGHVEAVIGLFERTRIEMGFRVADPAVAERIRAEQGRLQSSLDAAGLELVANQVTLAGDER
- a CDS encoding EscU/YscU/HrcU family type III secretion system export apparatus switch protein, which produces MALHPRRPMAQEAVALAYREGSSAPRVVAKGRGLIAEHIIERAREAGVFVHESPELVALLMQVDLDQHIPPELYRAVAELLAFIHFLEQGMTADAPRFDLSSLAAGASGAA